TGACGGAACAGAAATTGTCTTCAGAAAACACATCCTTCCATTGCTTGGAAATTATTCTATCGACTTTCTCAACGAAAATAAACAAGTTGTTTTGAATCTATTGACACAAAAGGCTGAAAAGTATGCAAATTTCAAAGTCATCAGAAGCTATGTCAATTCTATCTTTGATTGGGCGGAGGAATTGGAATACATCGAAACAAATCGTATTTCAAAAACAATCAAGCGAATCAAAGCAACTAAGAAAATCAAGCTACAAGAGGCTAAAAATGACGAAGATTTATATCTATCACAAGTAGAGCTTCAAGCATGGTTCACAGCTTTTGAAGAAGATTTAGCGAACGATAAACTCTTGTTCAAGGATTATGTTTTATTCTATACAACCTTTTTCTTAGGAGATAGAAAATCTGAAAGCTACGCTTTGCAATGGAAACACATCAACATCAAGAGACAGGAAATTCAATTAGTTCAAGCCTTGGATAAATACAAAAATCCAAAATCTACAAAAGGGAATAAGAAAACTACTTTTCAAATCCCCAATGAACTAGCCGAGTTGCTCCAATCTTGGAAAAAACAACAAAAAATTGAACTGGCAAAATTTGGCATTATCCAATCTGATGAACAATACGTCTTTACTTATGTTGATACGAAAGGAAATGTCAACAGTCCCTTACACGCTGATTATCTTAATAACAAGATGAAATCCGTTAAGCGTCGTCACCCAGAACTTAAACATGCCACACCTCATAAATTACGCCATACTGGAGCAACTCTTGCTAAGCAAGCAGGAACATCACTAGAAGCCATTTCAGAAGCTCTAACACATAGCGATACTATCACAACAAAAACTTACATCAATACTTCAAACGTTGTACCAATGGCTGTTGGTGAGATTGCCTATCGAAACCTTAAATATTAAATGGTGGGAATTTGGTGGCAATTTTGGTGGCAATTTTCTCAGAAATGCACCAAAAAACACCCCATGGTGTGAACCATGAAGTGTTGATAAAAGCTGATATAAAGCCGTTTCTTAACGTTTTGAGAACTGACTTGCCTTACGTGCTTTCTTAAGACCTGGTTTCTTACGTTCTACCATACGAGCGTCACGTGTGAGAAGGCCAGCGCGTTTAAGAGAGTCGCGGAAGTCTGGGTCTACTTGAAGAAGGGCACGAGCGATACCATGACGGATAGCTCCTGATTGACCTGCATAACCACCACCTACAACGTTTACGAAAACATCGTAGCTTCCTACTGTTGATGTAACAGCAAATGGTTGGTTGATAACCAAACGAAGGTCAGCATGTGGGATGTACTCTTCTACATCTTTTTTGTTAACAGTGATTTTACCAGTTCCTGGAACAAGGCGAACGCGTGCAACAGCGTTTTTACGACGTCCAGTACCTGCATATTGTGCTTGTGACATACTTTATTTGTTCCTTTCCTTAGATAAGTCCTGAAATATCAAGAACTTCTGGTTGTTGTGCAGCGTGGTTGTGCTCAGAACCAACGAATACTTTCAATTTCATCCCTTGAGCGCGACCAAGAGTGTTGTGTGGAAGCATTCCTTTAACTGATTTTTCAATCAAACGAACTGCATTTTTTGAACGAAGTTCGCCAGCAGTAATTGATTTCAATCCACCTGGGTACATTGAGTGAGTGTAGTAAACTTTATCAGTTGCTTTTTTACCAGTTAATTTTACTTTTTCAGCATTGATAACGATTACGAAGTCACCTGTATCAGTATGTGGTGTAAATGTTGGTTTATTTTTTCCACGAAGAACGCTTGCTACAACTGCTGAAAGGCGTCCAAGAGGCACATCAGTAGCGTCTACTACATACCATTTGCGTTCAACTTCACCTGGCTTAGCCATGTATGTTGTTTTGTTCATGATTTCTCCTATATGAATGTCGTTTTTGTTTACAGGGCGGATGTTCCGGTCCGCAAGTTATTTGAAGGGTTCCGGGGCCTTTCAAATGGGGTAAACAATACCGTCTACCATTATATCAAAAGAAAAGAGAGAAAGTCAAGCCTTACTACTCTCTTTTTCTTGATTTTTTTCTGCAAGGAATTGGCCGTTCAAAACGAAGTCACTATCTTCCAATAAGCCATGTTAGCTCATCTTTTTCTTTAATGATTATTTTCATAACAGCTATTGTTACCGAAGAATAGACTGCCCCATTCGGAAATAGGTGTGGCGTTTCCCTCTGACAGCTAGGCTCAATGCCATAATGTTTTCAGGGTCTGGCATACGACCATATCCGCCATCTCCAATATGATGAATGTCTGTACCCACACGCTTATTGCTAAGACCAAACTCCCGTACTGTCTGACTATCTGCACTTTCTTGACTGGTTCCGATCGTCGACATCACCAAAGCCCCAGCTTGTTTAATGCGCTCAATGATTGGTGCTACTATGTCTTCTCGTACACCTGGAACTGTTCCTACTGCTGGAATCAAGACGCCATCTGCTCCTGCTGCAACAAAAGCCAACAAAGCCGCTTCATTGACCACCGCTTCACCTAATCCTGCTCCGTGCATCTTTCCTGCAAAGATTAGTCCATCAAAATGCTCTACTGCAAGACGAATAGCAGACTCAATGGCTGCTAAAGACACACCTGTTGACGGATTTCCTGTCAGCATAATGAAGTCAATCCCAAGTTCGTTAGCCCTTTGTAAACTAGCAGGACTGATCTTGCGTCCTAGAGAAAGGTGGACTTGTTCATCCAAGACCTCTTTTGTGTCATCAACCGGCTCTAAATTGATCCCGATAGGGCGACCTGTTAGCCGCTTCAGCTCTGCAATAGGATTATCACAGGCGTAAAAATCCTGAATAAAACACGTGAAAACATCAAACTCATTGAGTACGAGCAAATCGCAACCAAAAGCAGACATCATTTCTGCATTTGACACACCCGCAATTAAGGGGGCTGCTGTCACCACTGTTTCCCCTAGTAAAATGCGACCTTCGCTGGCCTTGATACTTTGTTTTAAATCCGACTTAGTCATGGCCATGACGTCACTTGCATAGGCAGATAATAGTCGTTTCATTTCTTTCTCCTTAGTAATACTCGTCAAAAATCA
Above is a window of Streptococcus sp. zg-86 DNA encoding:
- the rplM gene encoding 50S ribosomal protein L13; its protein translation is MNKTTYMAKPGEVERKWYVVDATDVPLGRLSAVVASVLRGKNKPTFTPHTDTGDFVIVINAEKVKLTGKKATDKVYYTHSMYPGGLKSITAGELRSKNAVRLIEKSVKGMLPHNTLGRAQGMKLKVFVGSEHNHAAQQPEVLDISGLI
- a CDS encoding DUF7916 family protein, translating into MKRLLSAYASDVMAMTKSDLKQSIKASEGRILLGETVVTAAPLIAGVSNAEMMSAFGCDLLVLNEFDVFTCFIQDFYACDNPIAELKRLTGRPIGINLEPVDDTKEVLDEQVHLSLGRKISPASLQRANELGIDFIMLTGNPSTGVSLAAIESAIRLAVEHFDGLIFAGKMHGAGLGEAVVNEAALLAFVAAGADGVLIPAVGTVPGVREDIVAPIIERIKQAGALVMSTIGTSQESADSQTVREFGLSNKRVGTDIHHIGDGGYGRMPDPENIMALSLAVRGKRHTYFRMGQSILR
- the rpsI gene encoding 30S ribosomal protein S9, encoding MSQAQYAGTGRRKNAVARVRLVPGTGKITVNKKDVEEYIPHADLRLVINQPFAVTSTVGSYDVFVNVVGGGYAGQSGAIRHGIARALLQVDPDFRDSLKRAGLLTRDARMVERKKPGLKKARKASQFSKR
- a CDS encoding site-specific integrase; translation: MTITKTKNNTFRLRLYIPDETKSALGISSKMYEKTFKTRKEAKQAELEILTMIDNILRGEVKKPFEINGDILFSDFYHDIWWESYKAGQTTSTTKPPTQTTIDGTEIVFRKHILPLLGNYSIDFLNENKQVVLNLLTQKAEKYANFKVIRSYVNSIFDWAEELEYIETNRISKTIKRIKATKKIKLQEAKNDEDLYLSQVELQAWFTAFEEDLANDKLLFKDYVLFYTTFFLGDRKSESYALQWKHINIKRQEIQLVQALDKYKNPKSTKGNKKTTFQIPNELAELLQSWKKQQKIELAKFGIIQSDEQYVFTYVDTKGNVNSPLHADYLNNKMKSVKRRHPELKHATPHKLRHTGATLAKQAGTSLEAISEALTHSDTITTKTYINTSNVVPMAVGEIAYRNLKY